Proteins found in one Oscillatoria nigro-viridis PCC 7112 genomic segment:
- a CDS encoding plasmid mobilization protein translates to MKTLPEAKPRELLSNHIHIRLTDSDYNQIKARASLVNLSMSDFMRRAALRRTMPRPLAAFDLKAYQVLCKIDAQLRIAGNNLNQMKKACNSAVALGEPVVVNTGLLESVQQLIRENEGAIKTIVANLAKSTVR, encoded by the coding sequence ATGAAAACTTTACCGGAAGCCAAACCTAGAGAGCTGTTATCCAACCATATTCACATTCGCCTAACTGACTCTGACTACAATCAAATTAAAGCAAGAGCCTCGCTAGTCAATTTGAGCATGAGCGACTTCATGCGCCGTGCAGCTTTGAGGAGAACCATGCCGCGCCCTCTAGCTGCATTTGACTTAAAAGCCTATCAAGTTTTGTGCAAGATTGATGCCCAATTGAGAATTGCAGGAAACAACCTCAATCAGATGAAGAAAGCTTGCAATAGTGCTGTGGCATTGGGAGAACCAGTTGTTGTCAATACAGGACTCTTAGAAAGCGTGCAGCAACTCATTCGAGAAAACGAAGGTGCAATTAAAACAATAGTTGCAAACCTCGCCAAATCTACAGTACGCTAA
- a CDS encoding relaxase/mobilization nuclease domain-containing protein, with protein MIGKQIKGTGFRGCLNYVLGKKDAALIGGTMCGQTPEELAAEFAIARQLRPNLKVAVFHATLSVYSTEKLEDSEENDQRWLAIAANYMKAMEFDNNQYAVVKHSDTEHDHIHIVASRICLDGGVVDDSWDYYKSQETIRQLERNYNLETVTPSWETDKRAQTTGEHRQLKSKGNKSVRVQLQDLIDEVTQDNPSMPEFVERLQQQAVEVQVGLTRTGFSKGISYNLDGVALSGTQLGKAYTFSGLQKYRGVSYDKGRDNALIEALMQPQHLAIAPSEAEENELESSQSELVATLSATANELESSQSELETTAPATPATANELELQLSILPERNETQWQKVRSHLAVEYSLPLELLDLLHSHSWLYAGSEKAVFTGRTLEGEARFAFVLDERGNFSTTHPLSSEAAFWVATTGEIERAVIACNPIEALSILLIEQDNSTTAPATLYLGIERASQLPIEFLQELDSVIIAITEDSMLARNASALLPNAEIVNPPSSWNESWIQLIEQEQQNFQQNNQPYKQRIQEIELD; from the coding sequence ATGATTGGCAAACAAATCAAAGGTACAGGCTTTCGGGGCTGTCTGAACTACGTATTGGGCAAAAAAGACGCCGCTCTAATTGGCGGTACTATGTGCGGACAAACTCCTGAAGAACTCGCTGCTGAATTTGCCATCGCCCGACAACTAAGACCTAACCTGAAAGTAGCAGTTTTTCACGCCACTTTATCTGTCTATAGCACCGAAAAACTAGAAGATTCTGAAGAAAATGACCAACGCTGGCTGGCTATCGCAGCCAACTACATGAAAGCGATGGAATTTGACAACAACCAATACGCAGTTGTCAAGCACAGCGATACAGAACACGACCACATCCACATCGTCGCCAGTCGCATTTGCCTAGATGGAGGTGTTGTTGACGATAGCTGGGACTATTACAAAAGCCAAGAAACTATTCGCCAACTCGAACGGAACTACAACCTGGAAACTGTTACACCCAGTTGGGAAACAGACAAGCGAGCTCAGACTACAGGAGAACACAGGCAATTAAAAAGCAAGGGAAACAAGAGCGTCAGGGTGCAATTGCAAGACCTAATTGATGAAGTTACCCAAGACAACCCAAGTATGCCAGAATTCGTTGAGCGGTTGCAGCAACAAGCCGTAGAGGTGCAAGTCGGATTGACTCGAACTGGCTTCAGTAAAGGCATTTCTTACAATTTAGATGGAGTCGCTTTAAGCGGCACTCAGTTGGGTAAAGCCTACACTTTTTCTGGATTGCAGAAGTATCGAGGCGTTAGCTATGACAAAGGGCGAGATAACGCCCTAATTGAGGCTTTAATGCAGCCACAACACTTAGCTATCGCCCCCAGCGAGGCAGAGGAAAATGAGTTAGAGTCGTCACAATCCGAGTTAGTAGCAACTCTATCTGCAACAGCAAATGAGCTAGAGTCGTCACAATCTGAGCTAGAAACAACCGCACCTGCAACTCCTGCAACAGCAAATGAGTTAGAGTTACAACTGTCAATCCTGCCTGAAAGGAATGAAACTCAGTGGCAAAAAGTCCGATCGCATCTAGCAGTCGAGTACAGTTTACCTTTAGAGTTACTCGATTTATTGCACTCTCATTCTTGGCTGTATGCCGGCTCAGAAAAGGCTGTCTTTACAGGACGGACGCTTGAGGGAGAAGCCCGGTTCGCTTTTGTTCTCGATGAAAGAGGCAACTTTAGTACCACCCATCCCCTGTCATCTGAAGCTGCTTTCTGGGTAGCGACTACTGGAGAAATTGAGCGAGCTGTGATTGCCTGTAACCCAATCGAAGCCCTTTCAATTTTGCTTATTGAACAGGATAACTCTACAACAGCACCAGCGACACTTTACCTAGGAATTGAACGAGCTTCACAACTGCCTATAGAATTCTTACAAGAACTCGATAGCGTTATTATAGCGATTACAGAAGATTCTATGCTCGCTAGAAATGCGAGCGCGCTGCTACCGAATGCAGAAATTGTTAATCCACCGTCAAGTTGGAATGAGAGCTGGATACAATTAATTGAGCAAGAACAGCAAAATTTTCAACAAAATAACCAACCTTATAAACAGCGCATCCAAGAAATTGAATTGGATTAG